From the genome of Rana temporaria chromosome 8, aRanTem1.1, whole genome shotgun sequence:
gggtccccgtcgctgttcagatgcttcgggccaacatggtcccggaaccaggagcaccacgtggcacgcacacccggccaggtaggccataacgccggggcgccgtgatgtggtcaccctgaaggtgggtgccacactcgaagaagaacccagaaccaatggcgtctgcctcataaattcccctccccagcatgcacagcgaggtcaaaccctcctgattggctgctgggaaagagcacccaaaccttgactccactgctgccacctgcagcaccggggctggaagaacaccccagcgcaacagaatagcccacagcacagcccagctgagacagagaccctgttttgcacttcacaatatggatcagagtttaactgcaCTCTGATCTACCTCTAAATTTAATTAGCACCGGTActgtaaagtacacaggcgctacaatacTAAAACACATAATTCAGTGCTTGGAGTGCAAGACAGAGCAGGGTAGCAGTAAAGACAAAGCACCTGGTAAATCTCTTGccacatcaaaaataaaaaaactcacccTGCTAAAGAAAGGTAGTAGTACTAATATGTCTCACTGCCCATGCATTGGACCTTCTCTCTCTTAAATAGAGATGCTCTCCTTTAGAAATATAAAGTGTTGGACCAAGCAACACACACATCCTGAattgttacatagtaggtgaggttgaaaaaagtccatcaagtccaacctatgtgtgtgattatatgtcagtattaaattgtatccctgtatgttgtggttgttcaggtgcttagctaacagttttttgaaactatcggtACCCCCCCCGCTGAGAACACCGCCTgtgaaagggaattccacatacttgccactcttacagtaaagaaccctctacgtagtttaaggttaaactttctttcttctaattttaatgagtggccacgtgtcttgttaaactttaTTCTGTGGAAAgtgttatccctattgtggggtcaccagtatggtattttatCAAGTAAAATCATTTGGGcgcttgaaaaattgctgcgcaaatactgtgtaacataaaaattgcaatgaccaccattttattccctagcggTGTCTGctgaaacaatatatataatgtttgtgggttctgagtaattttctaacaaaaaaataattattacatgcaggtgagaagtgtcagaattggcctgggtagcaAAGGGTTAAttacataagtaatatacaaattattatatattgtttttaaggtaatttactatattttccaaAACTGTTCttaagcaggtggcttaacggacaaatGACTTAAGTCACAGTAAATTATAAGTTATAAGTCATTATTatcttataacatatagcataataatatatgatttagcttgtttATAACCGTGACTTTCaacagcagcagattctcattctccctcttaactgtgtgagaaaaacatgggattatggGTAAATCTTGTACAcataaacccatgttttttccGTGTAGTTAAGAGATCTGGACtggaagggctctttcacactgagtgcCCGTACAGgtccatctgtcagttttttttgcggacctgtacgggcgctccgtgctcctctatggagccgcggatgtcagcctgcccgctgacatccgacccgctccgatccgccaaagtgtgacggaggaaaaaactACTttcccatccgtctggcggatcggatcgggtgaacacggtccgtgttcatccgatcaacccataggggggagcggagaaaagacagggcggtccgtgtcatccgccggctcagtggggatcaacgaagcgatccccgctgagcaagcggaggtgcacggggcggatcattactgatctgcccagtgtgaaagaggccgaaGAGagtatttgtcttttagacacatgcccccttctatgacactgcagtgagaggacagCCTTCACTGTAGCATTTGTATTGGACAGCTGGGGctaatggtactttaccattggtccaagactccaagctgtccattgagtgggatggtgttttttttgggggggggggtggggaaggggagcACAGAAATAATCTGGAATAGGTGAGAGTTTTTACCTTCCCCTTCTCTAGCTAAGTTTAGGTACGTGATTGTTTATAAGAACTAAgaagggaaggaaagagagaaaaggggTATATGATCCATGGACCTCTGGAATGTCATGTTTTTAATGGGTTGGGAAGGGTTTGTAACTTTACATGCCAAGATCTGGGACATTTCCTATTGTAAAATTCTTTAAGTTCTAAGAAAAATATGTGATATGTACTACGTCTATTGTATCGTTATATGTAGGTTATGTAATGTTATATGTTTTGAGTAtggtatgtaaatatatatatatgtttctatgtcttttaaaaaaaaaaaataaacacaagctGTTTATTGAGCTctgtgcctctgacaagaagtgagaggcactgtgaggTCATCTTCTTAGTCTGCTGCAAAAAGAGTGTGCcatcttgtatttaaactggccgctctgtatgtagcttctaacAGACTGCACAAGAAGCCctatatctccggaaccataggtAGTAGGAGCTCCAATTTTTTTGCCACTGGTGCGGTAGGACTTAGGATACATCAGCTACGACcttaaagctttatttttttttctaaatgttcatGGTGTTGCCTCACCTGCATCCCTTGACTGCACGTCCCTGGAATATACTACATAATGCCTATTGGTTTACCCCtctccattctcaaccagggttttgtGGAAACcgagggttccttcagaggtggcTAACTGACCTTCCTTCTGATGGTGTCTATATAGTTCCAGGTccaatgccacttggcagagccagctaAGGtgccattctgaccaccactataCATTGGGCATTCTTGCCACTGGACCCCACCATTTTCCTTATGACACCCGATGGACTAAAAtcaggggttccttgagacctcaacattatttcaagggtttctcCAGGGTAAAAAGGTTGATAAAGGCTGCTGTAACTGAAAATCAGGGTTGTTCTCACTGATGTAGGATTTTGTGTGTGGAAGTTACCTGGGAAGGGGCTCAAGGAAatgtcatgtgtgtgtgtgtatatactgaagTGTAACTAGCATTCTCtatagcagcctttttcaaccagggtgccttcaagtttctttaggggtgccttggcaaaatgcctaaaaatggcATTTATACAAGACAGCGGGTGGATGAAGCCTgctttttagttacacaaagcctccAGTTTTCATTGTGCAACTTTATAACCTACCAGCCACCTgcttcctaacaaccaatgacataaTTGGTTGATAGGGAGGACGTTGGGGTGCCTGAACAACATCATATTTTGCCCCTCTCCTGCTCCtctgtcagcactggggtcacattagctgagtgagggaTAGAacatgagggagaagagaaacactggaatactaATCAGTTCCAGTATGCAAAGGTGCATTTGCTTTGGAACAATAGATCACTTGTAAAGTTGGGTGTAATTACATGTGTAATTGAGCCAAAATGAGTGCCAAACCAACATCTTAGGGGTccaattttgttttaatttcCTTAAGTGGCTTTTTTGGTTTGtatgaaaatctttttttatgtttttgattgtttgctttttttaacaaaaaaaataattaatggtCGTTAATAATGATCATTAATCATTAACACGGAAAAGTGACTTTTATCTCCTCAAGAAgagtttagaaaatgaaaaatgttcTTTTACTTTCTTTGCCCCATTAGATAAATGGTTTTCTAATTTTGTTTCTtgaccataacaaaaaaaaaaaaagttttggtttgGAGTTGTGTTTTAATGTTACCTGTGCAATGATATACCAaaaatccaatatatatatatatatttttctcattaTCAGTTAAACTATCTTGGTCCTCCTTTCAACGATCCAGACTTCAACCCCCCTCGTGCCGGTGGTCCAGACGCCATCCCTAGTGCATCAGTGGACTCTCAGATGTGGCGCAACCTGAATGACAGCCTGCGTTTAGCAGAGAACCATCGGGCCTACAGTCTCCTGCTCTGTTACCTGCGTTCCATTGACAGTGAAGTGGCCAGAACTGAACTTCGAAGGAGCATAGGCCGCTTCTGCACCAGCCTGCAGGGTCTGGTTGTCAGCATTGCTGGTGTCATGTCTTCCTTGGGCTACCAGCCTCCACCTGAATTCTCCAATTCTTCTCCTCAGTTTGGGTTGGGGTTTGGGAGGGGCAATGACTTTCTGCGCAAGATGGAGGACTTCTGGCTGCTGAAAGAGCTGCAGATCTGGCTCTGGCGGTCAGCAAAGGACTTCAACAGGCTAAAAAGGAAGGTACCTGCGGTAGTGTCCTTCCGAGTGGAATTTCGGGGCTACTGATGTGGTGGAGACAGAGGAGAATTATAATGTAGGAAATTCTTATTTAAACACTTCTAAAAAGAGCAAATACACTTCAAAAATGAATGCAAGAATATTTCTGGTGAATTCTGGACCTTGCCCTTTAACTTCTTGACAATGGATTAAAACCTGGAAGAAACATCTAAACCAGATTAACAGTAATAGAGAGAAAGTTTACCAGAAGTCTTCATTCCAGAATCTTTTTTGCAATAATGATGTTAAGAGACAAGAAGAACAAAACAAGGTTACCAAATTGGAAGCAACTCCTATGACTTACCAAACAAACATTTCTCACTGCCAGTGGGATGAACTTTTTTTTGGCTGTGCACAATTTTTTAGAGTATTTATGCTTAAAAAGAGCTTTATAAAGAGGTGAACAACCACTTTTTTCATAGAAGATGACACAACgtgtttattttttcaattttctaaggCCAAACCAGAGTCAGTCCCATTAGCAACATTCCAAaagaaacaattaaaatatatttttaataagaaAGTACTAGATATGTATCATTGAAATTCATAATAATCTAGATACACATGTATTACCATGCACTGTTATGTTCAGACAAATGTAGCGGTCCATTTAAACCACTTTTAAATGATGATAAGTATCTACATAGAATAAACAGTTGTACCCAGTAATCTGATTTTAAAGAAGGTGCAGAGTGCCACTTATATAACAAGGAAAAATAGCCTTATATATGAAGCTGTTGACATATCCATCGCAAATAATATTTTTGTAGCTGTCTCTAAGTGCCTTTATCTTTgtacatatatgtgtgtataatgGGTGCCTTATTGTACATActtgaataatgtattttttatgctCCTTTTGCTGCAAAACTCAGACAGCCAGATTTAAAGGACCAAACAAAAATCCATGAAATTTTATCGGTTTTGTAGAAAACGACttctgcactgacattcacaataTTTAAAGGGAATTATTGGGAAGAAAGAAGACCATCTAGGTCATCTTTTGTGTAGCAGCAGATCTGCTTAAAAATACAGTTAAAAAAGTTATTCAAAACTCCAAAGAATTCTTTAGTCCCTCTATGTCTATGCTGTGCTACTTCGAAGGGTTGGAAGCATTTAGTGATGCCAACTGCTTTTAATGTTCAGCCTGTAGCACTCGCATGTAAGGATACATTGGCTCTGATCCAGCCAATTATCTGATATATCTGTTATTTGCTTGTTGGCACACAAACACTAATGCTCAGTGAACATGAAAGCAGACTTTGATTGGATTCTATGTACAAGCCCACAGTTATGGTACTGCTTTAAAGGGGTAAGGGCCCTCACCTCCCTGATTTGTATTTCCCTATATCACTATTGACAGAAGATGTATAGATTCTAGCAAAAGTATTAGGTATGAGATTAACTCAGGTATAACATGAATATACATTTTAACCAGATGGGGGTTCATGCAAATACCCTTAACACCTTTAACATACAGTACATAGGATGTTCTTACAGAGTTAGAAATGTCCTCTGCTTTTACTTTTCCAACAGTGCTTTACTCCAGTCAGTTTAAAAATAGTTAGGATGGCTAATTATTTCTAGTGTACCAGCCATTGCAGCCGTTTCTATCTGTGCAAGGAACTGAGTCTCCATCTCCTCTTTAATACTGGGGGGGGCAGTGGCAGCTAAAGAGGATCTTTAGTCCCCCTTACATTTGGTCCCACTCCTCCACCATCTTCTCCATCTTTGTTGGTCTGGTGCCTGTGCAGATGTGGCAAAGGGCTCTGCCTAGTTTTCGGGTGCCAGTAGAGCCCTGCAGTACATCTGCGCAGGTGCAGGGGGATTCTGCGCATGCACCGACGTGCTGAAGTTTGGGACTTCCATACCTGCACTGTGCATGTGCAGATGTGCTCCGGGGCTTCAGTCATTCTTGCCTTATAATAATAATGGCCAAATATGAGAGAAGAATGGAGAAAAGAAgggtaaaattattatttttttaaggtgaAGGTCTAATCTAAATGTACAAATCCCAGTATATAACCTGAGCAACAGAGCTCTACTTGTACTGGGCAATTTGTCAGTGTTGAATGGGGTTGTTTTTAAAACATGCTAGATACATTTGGGTCTACATTTAATCACCCTGTCATTCCCAAATGGGTCCACGTGCTATATGCAAAACCAAAGCTAGGATACAGGTCAATAatgtgtttccccccccccccctcctttcttctaCATACAATAATGTCGGGATCCTTCCAGAGCATGGAGCAAACGTGAATGGCGTCAGTATTCAAAAACTTTTGGGGTGTTGTATGCCTGTGTCTTGTGCCATGCTGGTTCCTTTCTCTGACACTTTACATTTCTCCTGAGTCCTATAGTGACTCAGAAGGTCAGAGGAAAAAATAAGCTCATGGTATTGGACAAAGGCATCCAATACTCATGGATTTGTTGAATGCCAAATAAGCTTTCCAAGGCCGCAGTGCTGGTACACAGAAGTAGGAGAAACGGGCCACCAAAATGTGATTATACACTGTCTTCTCTTGCAGAGAAATTCAACTTTTAAAGCTCTAGTGACCTAGCAGGATCTCTATACCAAGGGAACAAAGGGCAACAGTTACTGAAATGTAAATTCCATTCTAAAGTAAAAAGGGAATTTTGGTTGAAACAGTCTTCGTAAATCACAGGCAAGATAGTTATacttacatagttgcatagtaagtgaggttgaaaaaagacacaagtccatcaagtccaacctatgtgtataTTATACTTAGGTTTCTTTGTTTTGAAACCCCCAGGTGTAGTTCTGCCTTTTACAGGAGGGTGTAGTTATGACATAGTCCCTCTTCTAGCCTAGCTAAGCTGACAGTTTTTCAGAAAATCGGCACTGTAAGTCAGCCAACACAGGCCACAGGATATAGCAAAGAGCAGTAAGCCTGTGGAAACGGCAATTGTGGATCACAGGACACGTAGTTAAACAGTGAATCTATTTGaagaaagacacaagtccatccatttCAACcaacagagctaaaaaaaaaaaaaatagaaaacctccatatacactagTATccaatacccacagttgatccagaggaaggcaataaCCCCCAATAaagcataatccaatttgctccagcggaGGAAaacaaatccttcctgatcccatagtaggcaatcggatattctctGGATCAACATTGCCTACAAATATTAGTATCTAGTTATTATGTGCATTTACAAAAGACTCCGggcctttcttaaaacaatcaattCTTGCATTCAAATTTAATTTGCAGTTACCCATCctaattttttacctttttaaattacagttatcaattttttttatcaaatagatCACTGCTTTGTATTTTGCAGGACACTTTGTTGAAAATGAATAAGCTAATATCTGGCTGTTGAGTTAACTACTTTGGTCATTATTTAATAACACAACAAGAGCAAAATGCAGAGGTTTGCTGATATCtggagcaaccaatcagaattttgGAATTTAATGCAGGAAGATCTAAACATTATATCCTGATTGCTTTGTTGTGCATTAATGCTTCTTCCACTTTGTTCCTGGCCTTATTAGTTAAAGGCTCATGTTACTAAACAAGCTTTAAAGGATGGACCATCCTGAGTTGTCACTTTTTACTGTTTGTCCACAAGAGACGGAACTTTTTTATGCCATGGTGATGCATCATTTGACTAGATGTTGCCAACCAAGATTCTGCCAAGCTTCTCTCCAATCATGTCTACCAAGCTTATCTCCAATCATGTCCTGAAAGCATCAACAATGAAAaactccttgtttttttttgtttttgttttttaaagcttgGCAATCAAAATATTGTCTGGATAATGGTCCATCTCTTTAAAGCATAACTTCaccttatttgcaaattaaataTAGTAAGGCTAGGCAGAAAAATAATCAACTTTGTGAACTGCAATAGACACGCAAAGTAAATCTTTCTTAAGAATAATATGGAGGTTGAATGGCAGACCCCCTGAAACCATGTTTTTCCCCCTCCCCAGGATTACCCACTAGCCCCCATGTCATGTTTTAAAGGTATTGTTATACAGTCTTTGCAGCAGTACTATGAACACAGTTCAATAAGATGATACAGCCCCATAATAGCCTGGGCTAACATGAAGTTGGCTGATTAATGGCATGATCAGACAATAGTGCTGGAGTGGGTGCATTTGTTTTTATAgcgaaggggtgggggggggtccatTTTTAAATACAATGGCAACAGTTAGAGTAGAGGTTCTTAACTCCTGTCCTCAGCACCCACTAACAgggcagattttaagtattaccatggggagatgcagactagaataccgcaatcactgagcagcaaattatgtcacctgtgatgtatttcagttatcttgcaaacctggcctgttagtgggacctggggacaggagttgagaactattgggttagagcaggggtggccaaccagtggcccgggggccacatgtggcccgcggagccctctgatgtggcccgcgacctcctgctctggaatagcgGGTTGACAAGCacagatcgcaggttgctgatctgccataccacagcatcagtgttgtgaatgaagctggtggtagaggaagaaagcggctgcggaccAGAGACCCataagctgatgtttcctctacagcgccggctttgccacagaaggagtctatggcaaagttcagctaacccgcaggatagacacaggtgcactacgctgcacccgtggtgtgggtaaaccgcagcacatcagttgaaagcagtcttaggcccttttcacatgatcagcccgaccaaatgggaccatCAATTCACCTCAACAGAGCGACAGATTtacgcctgcctacctccaatccaaaaaacagacgggaattcgtccccttccatctgggcagatcggagggcccatagagtagcctTGAGCTGTCATCTgcacgctccgctcattgtggcccacgactggttaccaagttgcttaagtggccctcgctcttcaaaaggttgggcacccctgggttaGAGGGTCTGCAAAACAGCCAGGCAACTCTAATTTTCATGTACATTCACAACCATCATGTTTTCCTCATGTATGATTACTTACAGGGTACCCAAATGGAAAGTTCAGATTCTTCTTGCTGACATAGAGGAACTGATAAATCTTATATTTATGAAACATTGTGAATGTGACTTTAACTAGCTATAGACAAACCCTCTGCCAAATAACGCCAAAACCTCAAGATGACTTATTGGATATACTGGATACTTCAAGAGTCATAACAGATAATGGATACTTTATACAAAGTTGATGACTTTATTGCCATGCCTTGCTTTGTCTAATAAGTTTATAAAGTGGAGCTGTATTTAAAGACCTACTATAAATATAAGTTTGATTTGTCCATATAATTCAATTGTCGCATTACCTTTTAATCTGTTTCTTTGCTTATGTGTGTGTTTTGGCACCCCTCTCCCTTTGTACATAATTATTTATTGCTGTttgaaatgttatttattttatcattgtATTTATTTTGGTGCCTCTATGGGGTACCGGACGTACAGGTATTCTTTTGACTGCTTAAAATACGCCTTTACCTGTGGAATATGTAAACCTATGGACtttcaatttttattaaagggtcaatgCTTCGATTTCATGTATGGAGGTAGttttcagatttgtttttttCCAGTATTACCTTATTTTCTAGGGTCCCACTCTCTTCGGATACTCACTGTTCCTGCTGTAGTAGAACAGTTTCATTGGCGGGCTGTTGTAGAAGTAAGCCACAACTGAGGTTGGGTTTTAGGAGTTTTATTAAAAAACTTTGTTCACAGGTACTATTTTAAAGAACTTGGTTAACAGGTAAAAATCCAAAGCATTTCAGGGAAATGCCTCCCCTTCATCAGGGTTGTATAGATTGTTGTGGTCAGTGTGGTATGGAACCAAACATCTTTGGGTGAGAGCCATTTTGGTGCTGTCAGCTTGGGTTTGACTATGGGCACGCCTCTAAACCTGTTCATGATCATCTCCCAGAGCATCTCTCAGTCACTTTTACAGAGGCGGcagccagagactgcaaacaGTCTCAACAACATCATACACCCATCAGCTACTGAACTTTTTGAAGGACAAATTATCTCTGTCCTCCTACATTCGATATTCACCCAAACGCAGATCCAGCGCAGTCACACACACATATTGGATGCTGTAGTATAAGTCACCACACTCATCAAATAAATGATTAACCCAACAGAGAAAACTCACCAGTATAATGTTCATCCATGAAAATCAGGTCCTCCATTCCTTTGCCCACCTTCCTCCCTATAATCCATTAAGCAGCAGATTGAAAGAAAGCTTACTGTGGTGAGATAGTATGCTTTTTCCGCATTCCTTGAAGGTTGACAATGTCTCTAAATGTCTTGCTATTTGGTAATGTGACTTCTGCTGAAAGAGAGAATCCGCCAATTTAAAATATCATCACCCACTCAgtggagatcacatgaccaaaagCCGTGGCATTTTATTACCTGACTGTGGGATGCCATAGCAGTGGTTTCTCCAGCCAAAATATGCGTTTTGTACCGTCTTCTACTGTTTAATGGAGAGAGATAGGCAGGAAAACATGGGaccttccaaaacaaaatatcttctttatatattaattttaggctgaccctttaataataaatattgatAAGGTGGTGTAGAATGCAcagacccatagcaaccaatcagacttCAGTTTGTTAGCATCAGGGCAGGAAAACATACATTTTGACTGGTTATTACTGATTATTGCATTTTCCATAAAGTTCTTTCTCTAATCAATGAAACCTATTTAGTATGGCAAAGAGTAATCTGTAAAGCCAAATCATTCAGTGCCCAATCAACAATCATATATGGTTAGTTGGATCAAACTAGCCTAGAGAATGtcagaatctgattggttgctataaatGACTGCTCACTGTTTCATTGTGCATTAGTTCCTCTACCTATAGGTAGACAGGTATGTATATATCtagacagtgttttttttctccccctggGCCCTTGTTATGCTGGCACCTGTTCTTGAAATGTGTATGTCACATGACAATATACTGTTCATTGTAGAGGTAAAGCTCAGTGTGTATATACACCACAAAAATAAATTAATGTTTCAGAATGTATTAAATATTGTACCCATTCCTGACCTAGATGTATGGATTCAGGCACGTCATGTGTCTCAGTCTGTGTTTTAATAAATCCATTATTCTTAAACTCTGTGTAATCGTAAAGTGTCTGTTTTTGGCATGTGAAATGTACACCTGACCCACTTAGACACAGAATTATGTAAGTGCTGGCTTGGCGTTTTTCTGTTTGCTAATATCCAAATTTCCATAAGTggcagtataaatcacatcagaCTATTCCACAATCCTGTGTCCCTAAATGGACTCTCAAGGAAAATATTTTACAGTTCCTAGATTTACACAGCACAGACAGGTAGATGACACCACTTAAAGTTCAAGCCACATCCAACCCCAGCTTGgtcactggaca
Proteins encoded in this window:
- the CLCF1 gene encoding cardiotrophin-like cytokine factor 1, with translation MRLITEGSQRVLCAMLVSLLHAVSVDALNITDPLARSSIQKSYDLTKYLEHQLRSLAGPYLNYLGPPFNDPDFNPPRAGGPDAIPSASVDSQMWRNLNDSLRLAENHRAYSLLLCYLRSIDSEVARTELRRSIGRFCTSLQGLVVSIAGVMSSLGYQPPPEFSNSSPQFGLGFGRGNDFLRKMEDFWLLKELQIWLWRSAKDFNRLKRKVPAVVSFRVEFRGY